In one window of Bradysia coprophila strain Holo2 chromosome IV unlocalized genomic scaffold, BU_Bcop_v1 contig_106, whole genome shotgun sequence DNA:
- the LOC119070773 gene encoding histone H3: MARTKQTARKSTGGKAPRKQLATKAARKSAPATGGVKKPHRYRPGTVALREIRRYQKSTELLIRKLPFQRLVREIAQDFKTDLRFQSSAVMALQEASEAYLVGLFEDTNLCAIHAKRVTIMPKDIQLARRIRGERA, from the coding sequence atggctcGTACAAAGCAAACTGCACGTAAATCGACCGGTGGCAAAGCACCACGTAAACAATTGGCCACCAAGGCTGCACGTAAAAGTGCACCAGCAACTGGTGGAGTTAAGAAGCCACATCGTTATCGTCCTGGTACCGTTGCATTGCGAGAAATTCGTCGCTACCAAAAGAGCACCGAATTGTTGATTCGTAAATTGCCTTTCCAACGGCTCGTTCGTGAAATCGCTCAAGATTTCAAGACCGATTTACGTTTCCAAAGTTCGGCTGTTATGGCTCTACAGGAGGCAAGCGAAGCTTATTTGGTCGGTCTGTTCGAAGACACCAATTTGTGCGCAATCCATGCCAAGCGAGTTACCATCATGCCAAAGGATATCCAATTGGCCAGACGTATTCGTGGTGAACGT
- the LOC119070778 gene encoding histone H4, translating to MTGRGKGGKGLGKGGAKRHRKVLRDNIQGITKPAIRRLARRGGVKRISGLIYEETRGVLKVFLENVIRDAVTYTEHAKRKTVTAMDVVYALKRQGRTLYGFGG from the coding sequence atgacTGGACGCGGTAAAGGTGGTAAAGGTTTGGGAAAAGGAGGCGCCAAGCGTCATCGCAAAGTTTTGCGTGATAACATCCAAGGTATTACGAAACCAGCCATTCGTCGATTGGCTCGTCGTGGTGGTGTCAAACGTATTTCTGGTTTGATCTACGAAGAAACCCGTGGTGTTCTGAAAGTTTTCTTGGAAAATGTTATCCGAGATGCAGTCACCTACACGGAACATGCTAAACGCAAGACCGTAACAGCCATGGATGTCGTTTATGCCTTGAAACGACAGGGACGTACATTGTACGGTTTCGGAGGTTAA
- the LOC119070780 gene encoding histone H2A, which yields MSGRGKGGKVKGKAKSRSNRAGLQFPVGRIHRLLRKGNYAERVGAGAPVYLAAVMEYLAAEVLELAGNAARDNKKTRIIPRHLQLAIRNDEELNKLLSGVTIAQGGVLPNIQAVLLPKKTEKKA from the coding sequence ATGTCTGGCCGTGGTAAAGGTGGAAAAGTTAAGGGAAAGGCAAAGTCTCGTTCGAACCGTGCCGGATTACAGTTTCCAGTCGGTCGTATTCATCGATTGTTACGTAAAGGCAACTATGCCGAACGTGTCGGTGCTGGTGCTCCAgtttatttggcagctgtgaTGGAATATTTGGCTGCTGAAGTATTGGAATTGGCTGGTAACGCAGCTCGTGACAACAAAAAGACCAGAATCATTCCACGTCATTTACAGTTGGCCATCCGCAACGACGAAGAATTGAACAAGTTGTTGTCGGGCGTAACCATTGCCCAAGGTGGTGTTCTGCCCAACATTCAGGCAGTTTTGTTGCCGAAAAAGACCGAAAAGAAGGCTTAA
- the LOC119070781 gene encoding histone H2B-like — MPPKTSGKAAKKAGKAQKNISKGDKKKKRKRKESYAIYIYKVLKQVHPDTGISSKAMSIMNSFVNDIFERIAAEASRLAHYNKRSTITSREIQTAVRLLLPGELAKHAVSEGTKAVTKYTSSK; from the coding sequence ATGCCACCAAAGACAAGCGGAAAAGCTGCAAAGAAGGCCGGCAAGGCACAAAAGAACATTTCGAAAGGcgacaagaagaagaaacgcaAGCGTAAGGAATCTTATGCCATCTACATCTACAAAGTGTTGAAGCAAGTGCATCCAGACACTGGTATTTCGAGCAAAGCCATGAGTATCATGAACAGTTTCGTTAATGATATTTTCGAACGCATTGCTGCCGAAGCATCTCGTTTGGCTCACTACAACAAACGATCGACCATCACCAGTCGGGAAATTCAAACCGCTGTTCGTCTGTTGTTGCCTGGTGAATTGGCCAAGCACGCTGTCAGTGAAGGCACAAAAGCCGTCACCAAATATACCAGCTCcaagtaa
- the LOC119070783 gene encoding histone H1-II-like, whose translation MADTAVTEAAPPATSSPAAKKSKAASAASKKPRVKPTHPPTADMVNAAIKSLKERGGSSLQAIKKYITANYKIDAEKLSPFIKKYLKGAVTGGKLIQTKGKGASGSFKLSATVAKAKSESAPKKAAAKPKKAKAATGEKKPKAKKAASPAKKKPAAKSAEKKKKAAAPAKAAKKAGSVKAPKAPKEKSTKPKAAAKKPKTPKPKKAAPAKKAAPKKAAAPKKK comes from the coding sequence atggcCGATACTGCTGTGACCGAAGCTGCTCCCCCAGCCACCTCATCTCCGGCTGCAAAGAAGAGCAAAGCTGCTTCTGCTGCATCGAAAAAACCACGAGTGAAACCAACTCATCCGCCAACAGCCGATATGGTTAATGCTGCTATCAAAAGCCTGAAGGAACGTGGTGGTTCATCGTTGCAGGCAATCAAGAAGTACATCACAGCCAATTACAAGATCGATGCCGAGAAACTATCGCCATTCATCAAGAAATACCTGAAGGGTGCCGTTACCGGTGGCAAATTGATTCAAACCAAAGGCAAGGGTGCATCTGGTTCATTCAAACTTTCTGCTACTGTTGCAAAAGCAAAGTCCGAATCGGCACCGAAGAAAGCCGCTGCCAAGCCCAAGAAAGCTAAAGCAGCAACCGGTGAAAAGAAACCGAAAGCCAAGAAAGCTGCATCTCCAGCTAAGAAGAAGCCTGCAGCCAAAAGTgctgaaaagaagaagaaagctGCAGCACCAGCTAAAGCAGCAAAGAAGGCTGGCTCCGTGAAGGCACCAAAAGCCCCAAAAGAAAAGTCAACGAAACCGAAAGCTGCCGCTAAAAAGccaaaaacaccaaaacccaaGAAGGCAGCTCCAGCCAAGAAAGCAGCACCAAAGAAGGCAGCTGCAccaaaaaagaagtaa